TATCGTTGTGGGAGTTGAAGAAGAAGGAGAGTTGTGGCGCGAAGTCATCGATATCGAGCCCGCGATGGAGGCAGTCCTCGACGTAGGCGAAGCCGTCGGCCAGCGTGAAAGCGAGCTCTTGGACGGCCGTCGACCCCGCCTCACGGATGTGGTAGCCCGACACCGAGACGGGCTTGAAGTTCGGCGTCTCCTCGCTGGCGTACTCGATGACGTCCGTGACGAGTTTCAGCGACGGCTCCGGGGGGATGACCCACTCCTTCTGTGCGATGAACTCCTTGAACATGTCGTTCTGGAGGGTCCCGCGAACCTCGTCGCGCGCGACGCCCTGCTGGTCGGCCAGCGCGATGTACATCGCGTAGACGACGGGCGCGCTCGGGTTGATGGTAAAGGAGGTCGACACCTCTCTCAGGTCGATGCCGTCGAAGAGAATCTCCATGTCGGCGAGCGTATCGACCGCCACGCCCTCCTTGCCGACCTCGCCGTCGGCCATCGGGTCGTCCGAGTCGAGCCCCATCAGCGTCGGCATGTCGAAGGCCGTCGAGAGGCCGGTCTGGCCCTCGTCGGTGAGGTAGTGGAACCGTTCGTTGGTCTCCTCTGCAGTCCCGAAGCCGGCGAACTGCCGCATCGTCCACGTTCGTCCGCGGTACATCGTCGGGTAGACGCCGCGAGTGTACGGTTCCTCGCCGGGGAACCCCAGGTCGTCGTCGTAGTCGATGTCGGCGACGTCCAAGGGCGTATAGAGCCGGTCGACCTCGTGGTTCGAGACGGTGGCGAAGCGGTCGTGGCGCTCGCCATGTGCGTCGAGTGTCGGCTCCAGCGTGTCGTGTTCCCAGGCGTCCTTGGACTCGCGAATCTTCCGGAGGTCCGCCTCGTCGTACATACCACGGTGTTCGTCACCAAATCGCATGAACGTTCGGGCGGCTCGCGACGCCTGGACAGAACCGGCCCGCGATTACTCCTGTAGTCGCTTCGTCGTCTCGATCAGCGGGTGGTGGGCGTAGTCGACGACGTCGATGTCCGCGATGGACTCCAGGTCCGACTCGGCGGCTGTCTGGGCCATCCCGAGCTCGACCGGCGGGTCGAGCACGATGACGTAGGCCTCCATGGTATCGATTTCGAGTCGTTCGGCGGCCTTCACGCGGTGGTGACCGTCGGCCAGCAGCAGGTCGCCGCCGTTGTCGATGACGACGAGCGGTTCGGCGAGCTTCCGTTCGAGTTCGTAGACGCGCCCCTCCAGTTCGTCGGCGTAGACCGTCGTCTGTGTCGGTGTCAGGTCGGCCAGCGCCACCTCTCGCCGTTCCTCGTGGACCTCCGTGCCGTGGATGTTCTCCAGGGTTCGACCCAGTTTGTCCACCTTGTCCGGCGTCGCGCGTTCGATCTGTGAGCGGATGACGTCGGCGTTCGAGATGATGCCAACCAGGTTGCCCGCGTCGTCGACGACCGGGAGCTTCTGGATGCCCGACCGGAGGATGACCCGAGCGGCGTCCTGGACGGCCATCTCCGGGTGGGCGACCAGGATATCCTCGGTCATCACCCGGAACATCGGTTCGTGGTCCTCGGCCAGCAACAGGTCGCGCGAGCTGACGAAACCATCGACGCGGCGGCCGTCGGTGACCGGAAAGCCACTGAACTCCTCGTTGTTCGAGATGCGTTCGGCCACCTCGGCCACCGTGTCGTCGAGCTCGACGGTGGCTACGTCGCGTGTCATGTACTCCCCGACGGTCGGGCGGCCGGAGTCGTCCATCGTCTTCGGGTTGGCTGCCGACGACAAAAAAGACTCCCCTACGTCGGGTCGGTATCCGCCTCGGCAGCCGCGCTCGCTTCCTCGTCGTCGTCTCCCTCGTCTGTCGACTGGCCGAAGAGGTCCGGGTCGAGCGTCGAGTCCGCGAACGACTCGAACGTGTACTCCGAGGGGTCGTAGACGCCCAGCAGCCGGTTCGACCGCGTCTCGACGGCGTCGAGGAAACGGTTGTTGACCACCGCCCGGACGATTTCGTGGAGCGACTCCTCCTTGTCGTCGACCGACTCGAGGACGCCCAGCGTTATCTGTGCGCCCGCCATGTCCGCGTGGCCGCCCGCGGAGCCGATCTGCCCGAATGCGTCTCTGAGCGCTTCGCCGAGGTCGATGTCCGCACCGCGGGCGCGGGCCGACGCGTATATCGTGCCCTCCATGACGCCGTACACCATCGTCGCGTGGACGCCCTCCAGGTCGAGCAGCCGGTCTGCGGCCTGGGCGAGTGCGTCCCGGTCGGTGACCCGACCGACGCAGCTCAGCAGCACGGACCCCTCCTGTTCCCGGTTCGAGATGGCGCGCCCGACGACAGAGAGCGTCTCGGAGGTCACGCTCGGGTCTTCGATTCGCTGGAGGACGCCCATGTCGGCCCGCTCGACCAGGTGCGCGGCGGCCAGGAAGTCCTCCGGGGAGACCTCCCGGCGGAAGTCCCGCGTGTCGACCCGGATACCAAAGAGGAGTCCCGTCGCGATTGGGCCCGGGATGTCGACGTCGAACCGGCGGAAGTAGTCGACCAGAAGCGTGCTCGTCGCGCCGACGCCGCTCCGGAGGTCGACGAACCGGCCCTCTATTGGGACTCGCGGCGGGTGGTGGTCGATGACGATGTCGATGGCGAGGTCCTCGGGCAGCTGGTCGTTGACGCCCGGTCGCGAGTGGTCGACCAGCGCGAACCCGTCGAACCGGTCGAGGGCGTCGGGGTCGTCGGGGTCCAGGTTCTCGAGGTCGTACTCCAGGAGGTTGACGAACGCGCGGTTCTCCTGGTGGGAGATAGCGCCGTAGTAGCAGACCGTGGCCGAACAGCCCGCTCGTTCGGCCAGCTCGGCCAGCGCGACGGCACTGGCGATGGCGTCCGGGTCGGGATTGTCGTGTGTGACGACGGCGAGCTCACCGTCGACGTCCCGGAGGATGCGCTGCAGCTGGCGGACGCGCGTCCCGTCCTCGCCGATGGCGTCCTTGAACCACCTGGTGAGCACCCGGTCCGGGTCGACGACCCGGTCGGCGAGGCGCTCGAACGACTCGCGCTGGTCCGCCGTCGCGCCCTTCCCGGTGTACACCAGCAGGAACGCGTCGGGAAAGAGCGCGTTGGCCGTCCGTGCGGCCCGCACGTTGGTCGCGGGGTCCTCGGCGGTGACGATGACGGTGTCCGGCGAGACGTTCAGCGCCACGAGCTCGTCGGCGTCCGTCTGGTCGGCCTCGGTCACGCCGATGCCGTCGTCGCGGAGCGCATCGGCCCGGTGGCTGTCGTCCGTGACGACAGCGAGGTCGCCGCGCCCGTCGCTCAGGCTATCGAGGAGCGACAGCGCGGTCGGACCGGCACCGAGCACCAACCGAGAAGGCATACCAGTGAGTCTTCCCGGAGCGGCTAAAAACCCTTCACTTCAGTCGTTCCTGGAGGAACGAGGGGTGTGCGGCGGTCACGCCGTCGAGCGCGAGTATCTCGTCTTCGATGACGTCGGCCAGTGACCCGCCGTCGGGCGCGCGCACCTCGGCCATCAACATGTGGTCACCACTGGACGTGTACAGCGCTTCGACCGCGTCGATGTCTTTCAGCTGGCGCGTCGCCTCGACGTACCGTTCGCTCGCGACGTCCATGCCGACGAGAGCGATGGACTGGCCGGCGAGCTTCTTCGGGTCCACGTCGGCCGAATAGCCGACGATAACCCCCTCTTCCTCGAGTTTCTTGATGTACTTTCGCACCGTCGGCTTCGAAACGTCGGCTCTGTCTGCGATCTCCGCGTAGGACGCCTGTGCGTCTTCCTCCAGAACAGACAGGATTCGACGCTCCGTCGACTCGGTGCTCATGCACCTTTATTTTCAGTGGGTGAAAAAATATCTTCCGAAGCCGAAACCCGT
This DNA window, taken from Haloarcula ordinaria, encodes the following:
- a CDS encoding acyl-CoA mutase large subunit family protein; the protein is MYDEADLRKIRESKDAWEHDTLEPTLDAHGERHDRFATVSNHEVDRLYTPLDVADIDYDDDLGFPGEEPYTRGVYPTMYRGRTWTMRQFAGFGTAEETNERFHYLTDEGQTGLSTAFDMPTLMGLDSDDPMADGEVGKEGVAVDTLADMEILFDGIDLREVSTSFTINPSAPVVYAMYIALADQQGVARDEVRGTLQNDMFKEFIAQKEWVIPPEPSLKLVTDVIEYASEETPNFKPVSVSGYHIREAGSTAVQELAFTLADGFAYVEDCLHRGLDIDDFAPQLSFFFNSHNDIFEEVAKFRAARRIYARLMDEWYGAAHPQSKQLKFHTQTAGQSLTAQQPLNNVVRVTIQALAGVLGGTQSLHTNSFDEALALPSEEAVRVALRTQQIIAEESGAADIVDPLGGSFAVEALTDDIEDQAMAYLEHIKEELGDGSVRDGVLEGIEQGYFQREIQDSAYEYQERVERDEEVVVGVNAYTVAEDPEPELLRVDESVQQRQLDRLERVKAERDDSAVETDLDALAERIENGENVVPAIVDAVKDYATMGEIMAVFESAYGSYTETAGAV
- a CDS encoding CBS domain-containing protein, which translates into the protein MDDSGRPTVGEYMTRDVATVELDDTVAEVAERISNNEEFSGFPVTDGRRVDGFVSSRDLLLAEDHEPMFRVMTEDILVAHPEMAVQDAARVILRSGIQKLPVVDDAGNLVGIISNADVIRSQIERATPDKVDKLGRTLENIHGTEVHEERREVALADLTPTQTTVYADELEGRVYELERKLAEPLVVIDNGGDLLLADGHHRVKAAERLEIDTMEAYVIVLDPPVELGMAQTAAESDLESIADIDVVDYAHHPLIETTKRLQE
- a CDS encoding DHH family phosphoesterase, which codes for MPSRLVLGAGPTALSLLDSLSDGRGDLAVVTDDSHRADALRDDGIGVTEADQTDADELVALNVSPDTVIVTAEDPATNVRAARTANALFPDAFLLVYTGKGATADQRESFERLADRVVDPDRVLTRWFKDAIGEDGTRVRQLQRILRDVDGELAVVTHDNPDPDAIASAVALAELAERAGCSATVCYYGAISHQENRAFVNLLEYDLENLDPDDPDALDRFDGFALVDHSRPGVNDQLPEDLAIDIVIDHHPPRVPIEGRFVDLRSGVGATSTLLVDYFRRFDVDIPGPIATGLLFGIRVDTRDFRREVSPEDFLAAAHLVERADMGVLQRIEDPSVTSETLSVVGRAISNREQEGSVLLSCVGRVTDRDALAQAADRLLDLEGVHATMVYGVMEGTIYASARARGADIDLGEALRDAFGQIGSAGGHADMAGAQITLGVLESVDDKEESLHEIVRAVVNNRFLDAVETRSNRLLGVYDPSEYTFESFADSTLDPDLFGQSTDEGDDDEEASAAAEADTDPT
- the lrpA1 gene encoding HTH-type transcriptional regulator LrpA1; translated protein: MSTESTERRILSVLEEDAQASYAEIADRADVSKPTVRKYIKKLEEEGVIVGYSADVDPKKLAGQSIALVGMDVASERYVEATRQLKDIDAVEALYTSSGDHMLMAEVRAPDGGSLADVIEDEILALDGVTAAHPSFLQERLK